A genomic window from Passer domesticus isolate bPasDom1 chromosome Z, bPasDom1.hap1, whole genome shotgun sequence includes:
- the KCNN2 gene encoding small conductance calcium-activated potassium channel protein 2 isoform X2, translating to MWLISITFLSIGYGDMVPNTYCGKGVCLLTGIMGAGCTALVVAVVARKLELTKAEKHVHNFMMDTQLTKRVKNAAANVLRETWLIYKNTKLVKKIDHAKVRKHQRKFLQAIHQLRSVKMEQRKLNDQANTLVDLAKTQNIMYDMISDLNERSEDFEKRIVTLETKLETLIGSIQALPGLISQTISQQQREFLEAQIQNYDKHVAYSAERSRSLSRRRRSSSTAPPTSSESS from the exons ATGTGGTTGATTTCAATAACTTTTCTATCCATTGGATATGGGGATATGGTACCAAATACATACTGTGGAAAAGGGGTCTGTTTACTTACTGGAATCATG GGTGCTGGGTGCACTGCACTGGTGGTAGCTGTGGTGGCAAGGAAGTTAGAACTTACCAAAGCTGAAAAACATGTGCATAATTTCATGATGGACACCCAGCTAACTAAAAGA GTGAAAAATGCAGCGGCCAATGTACTCAGGGAAACATGGTTAATTTATAAAAACACAAAGCTGGTTAAAAAAATAGACCACGCAAAAGTAAGGAAACATCAACGCAAATTCTTGCAAGCTATTCATCA ATTAAGAAGTGTAAAAATGGAACAAAGGAAACTGAATGATCAAGCCAACACTTTGGTGGACCTGGCAAAG ACTCAAAACATCATGTATGACATGATTTCTGACTTAAATGAAAGAAGTGAAGATTTTGAGAAGAGAATTGTTACTCTGGAAACTAAACTGGAAACTTTAATTGGTAGCATTCAAGCTCTTCCTGGACTGATTAGCCAGACAATCAGCCAGCAACAGAGGGAATTCCTCGAGGCTCAGATACAAAATTATGATAAGCATGTTGCCTACAGTGCTGAACGATCACGATCTTTGTCAAGAAGAAGGAGATCATCCTCCACAGCACCACCAACTTCATCAGAGAGTAGCTAG